A window of Mucilaginibacter paludis DSM 18603 contains these coding sequences:
- a CDS encoding LytR/AlgR family response regulator transcription factor, with the protein MQTDITILIVDHEERWAKSLKNSLNELGFRVTGIATNFEEAVIALNTLNYDIALLDIDLNNKNIGGIELGRMMYKFYKKPYIFITAGFEKDALDEAIQSRPAAYLTKPLDMASLIVAIQSAIQNFHAVDAPMQPENHGSETFFVKIGDKYKKVSWKNVVYLTSDKNYTVLFNAADDMEYYIRSSLHKTSQNIIPKHLQNNFIQINRAEIVQLPFIDEFKGDEVYTPYKRFTVNDSYIKTLKNSLNLIS; encoded by the coding sequence ATGCAAACAGATATAACCATACTGATTGTAGACCATGAAGAACGATGGGCCAAAAGCCTGAAAAACAGCCTTAACGAATTGGGTTTCCGCGTGACAGGTATAGCAACTAATTTTGAAGAAGCTGTAATTGCTTTAAATACGCTTAATTATGATATTGCTTTGCTTGATATCGATCTGAACAATAAAAATATCGGTGGGATTGAATTAGGTAGAATGATGTATAAGTTTTACAAAAAGCCGTATATTTTTATAACCGCCGGTTTTGAAAAAGACGCACTTGACGAAGCTATTCAATCAAGGCCTGCTGCCTATTTAACCAAACCTTTAGATATGGCTTCGTTGATTGTAGCGATACAAAGCGCTATCCAAAATTTCCATGCCGTTGATGCGCCTATGCAGCCCGAAAACCATGGCAGCGAAACTTTTTTTGTAAAGATAGGTGATAAGTATAAAAAAGTATCCTGGAAAAATGTAGTCTACCTAACTTCCGATAAAAATTATACCGTACTGTTTAATGCAGCAGACGATATGGAATATTACATCAGGAGTTCGCTGCATAAAACATCACAAAACATCATCCCCAAACACTTGCAAAATAACTTTATACAAATTAACCGTGCAGAGATTGTGCAGTTGCCGTTTATTGATGAGTTTAAAGGCGACGAAGTATATACCCCATATAAAAGATTTACCGTAAACGATTCGTATATTAAAACATTAAAAAATAGCCTTAATTTGATCTCTTAA
- a CDS encoding HvfC/BufC N-terminal domain-containing protein — MTELENVQRWFTSILVKPGTLPDKIGLADHHYGLNHQQLINASFKLSASEKIGIYARGYFYRLLECMMAEFTAVKKLMGDELFETFVRAYLVNVPSQSPDLFDLGRDFPDFLQASQPDHKSGMAQDIAIFNLPVEMAVLERAISEITRCKGAEQESALPATGEQLTWAYATAHFKTNPALRLLRQQFALIDFVRKAYRKEDALIPEKKETLIAVSRKNYHIRMQELEQWQWHFLQILQSSASYTGTIGAVADICCIPPHQLMADLLLWTPIAIDTGYLLPVNSC; from the coding sequence ATGACTGAGCTGGAAAATGTGCAAAGGTGGTTTACCTCCATACTGGTTAAACCTGGTACCCTGCCTGATAAAATCGGACTTGCCGACCATCATTACGGGCTCAATCATCAACAGCTGATCAACGCATCTTTTAAATTATCAGCCTCCGAAAAGATAGGTATTTATGCACGAGGCTATTTCTATCGTTTGCTGGAATGTATGATGGCTGAATTTACGGCAGTAAAAAAATTAATGGGCGATGAACTGTTCGAAACATTTGTACGAGCCTACCTGGTGAATGTACCCTCTCAAAGTCCGGATTTATTTGACCTGGGCAGAGATTTTCCTGATTTTCTGCAAGCCTCTCAGCCGGACCACAAATCAGGCATGGCTCAGGATATTGCCATTTTTAACCTCCCGGTTGAAATGGCCGTACTGGAGCGTGCCATATCCGAAATAACCAGATGTAAAGGAGCCGAACAGGAATCGGCCTTACCAGCAACCGGCGAACAATTGACCTGGGCTTATGCAACAGCCCATTTTAAAACTAACCCGGCCTTACGCCTGCTGAGGCAACAGTTTGCTTTAATTGACTTTGTGAGGAAAGCCTACCGCAAGGAAGATGCCCTTATACCCGAAAAAAAGGAAACTTTGATAGCGGTAAGCAGAAAAAACTACCATATCAGGATGCAGGAGCTTGAACAATGGCAATGGCATTTTTTACAAATACTCCAAAGCTCAGCAAGTTATACAGGCACCATTGGTGCAGTGGCCGATATTTGCTGTATCCCACCCCACCAATTAATGGCCGACCTATTGTTATGGACACCGATAGCGATTGATACCGGCTATCTACTCCCAGTAAATTCATGTTAG
- a CDS encoding ferritin-like domain-containing protein codes for MKLHATKADLVDRHSSNLETDKAALAALIQTAVNVELFTIPLYMTSLYSIQGMHQITGNNNLYQGRKWPGMAPTYKPGNNNLGNIKENEVAFNTIFSVFIEEMLHLQLASNLANALGVTPVFTQMSPAPGYAWTVYDKDSTVIPGIIDFKDCKPVWPEPQSGKAPVYYKDIRVKLDELNQLQNELFLAIEAPEEDAIGRIEPAYHAKYIHTAPLKNWQIGEQLPMLGSIGLMYQLIWDYLNITYHDNTTLFEKVYSPGALQQDVFNASSPGHPYREYQGFETTIEGWVPEKAKEVVFKLISAITDQGEGSGIKKSIAKEAFGLQAVKPDYQASDLALETDYPSYTDAGKPAPSTDAYARSHNDKKDHYERFIEIRTDLESNKIITWPTWHKTGGGKWKAEDLKTVDYDQNTYPLPKAEDIAGALNRLNDPNGNGDSNDTKRLENYKQFCEIATGAIAGITSVLDSYWQNSSVGFPFPSMSGSGDRLMMCWAVFGQVPDLSVPVQQKQNNALYHACQGIDYGDSPGNSCASAEIYHNCRGSNSCKGEGGCGFVQQVGQSKSCGASVPKLKAAEPLCGGPKPPQPVYSAPGDNLCGSFGGCAVPISASQIYPVISTDNGKTITTGTMELNDFVKQADGSYKTVQLPDGKNKIGFKTGDLVHDIAWNAYVAVLANRNPAQPVPPKPVTSDLRMAFPPST; via the coding sequence ATGAAACTTCATGCCACCAAGGCTGATCTTGTTGATCGCCATTCGTCAAACCTCGAGACGGACAAAGCGGCTCTTGCAGCGCTCATTCAAACTGCAGTAAATGTTGAACTTTTTACCATCCCCCTGTACATGACCTCGTTGTATTCGATCCAGGGCATGCACCAGATTACCGGCAACAACAACCTTTACCAGGGCCGCAAATGGCCGGGAATGGCACCCACCTACAAGCCGGGTAATAACAACCTGGGTAACATTAAGGAAAACGAGGTTGCCTTTAATACCATATTCAGCGTATTTATTGAAGAAATGCTTCACCTGCAGTTAGCTTCAAACCTGGCCAATGCATTAGGTGTTACGCCTGTTTTTACGCAAATGTCGCCTGCGCCCGGTTATGCATGGACTGTTTATGACAAAGATAGCACCGTTATACCCGGCATTATTGATTTTAAAGACTGCAAACCGGTTTGGCCTGAACCCCAAAGTGGCAAAGCTCCCGTTTATTACAAAGACATCCGGGTAAAATTAGACGAACTAAACCAATTACAAAACGAACTATTTTTAGCTATTGAAGCGCCCGAAGAAGATGCTATAGGCCGTATTGAACCAGCGTATCATGCTAAGTACATCCATACTGCGCCGTTAAAAAACTGGCAAATTGGCGAACAGCTTCCTATGCTGGGAAGCATCGGGTTGATGTATCAGCTGATATGGGATTACCTCAACATCACCTACCACGATAATACCACACTTTTTGAAAAAGTTTATTCGCCCGGTGCGTTACAACAGGATGTTTTTAACGCTTCATCTCCCGGCCATCCCTACCGCGAATACCAGGGTTTTGAAACCACCATTGAGGGCTGGGTTCCGGAAAAAGCCAAAGAGGTGGTGTTTAAACTGATCAGCGCCATTACCGACCAGGGTGAGGGCAGCGGGATTAAAAAAAGTATAGCCAAAGAAGCATTCGGCTTGCAGGCCGTTAAGCCCGACTATCAGGCATCTGACCTGGCTTTGGAAACTGATTATCCATCATACACCGATGCAGGCAAACCAGCACCATCGACAGATGCTTATGCCCGCTCTCATAATGATAAAAAAGACCACTATGAGAGATTCATCGAAATCAGGACAGACCTGGAATCAAATAAAATAATTACCTGGCCAACCTGGCATAAAACAGGCGGTGGCAAATGGAAAGCCGAAGATTTGAAAACGGTCGACTACGATCAAAACACCTACCCGCTGCCCAAAGCAGAAGATATTGCCGGGGCTTTAAACAGGCTGAATGACCCGAACGGCAACGGCGACTCGAACGATACCAAACGACTGGAAAACTATAAGCAATTTTGCGAGATTGCCACCGGAGCAATTGCGGGCATAACTTCCGTACTGGACAGTTACTGGCAAAACAGCAGCGTTGGTTTTCCTTTCCCTTCCATGAGTGGTTCTGGCGACAGGCTGATGATGTGCTGGGCCGTATTTGGGCAAGTGCCTGATCTGTCAGTACCGGTACAACAAAAACAAAACAACGCGCTGTACCACGCCTGCCAAGGCATTGATTACGGCGACAGCCCGGGCAACAGCTGTGCTTCTGCCGAAATTTATCATAACTGCAGGGGCTCTAACTCGTGCAAGGGCGAAGGCGGCTGCGGATTTGTACAGCAGGTGGGGCAGTCCAAATCATGTGGGGCAAGCGTACCCAAATTAAAAGCTGCCGAGCCATTATGCGGCGGGCCAAAACCGCCACAGCCTGTGTACAGCGCTCCTGGCGATAATCTTTGCGGAAGTTTCGGCGGCTGCGCTGTACCAATATCGGCTTCGCAGATTTACCCGGTTATCAGCACTGATAATGGCAAAACCATAACTACGGGCACCATGGAGCTTAACGATTTTGTTAAACAAGCAGATGGCTCGTATAAAACGGTACAACTGCCCGATGGAAAAAACAAAATAGGATTTAAAACCGGCGACCTGGTGCATGATATCGCCTGGAACGCCTATGTTGCCGTACTGGCCAACCGTAACCCTGCACAGCCAGTGCCCCCAAAACCGGTAACAAGCGATCTGCGTATGGCTTTTCCTCCTTCAACCTGA
- the bufB gene encoding MNIO family bufferin maturase, translating to MNTAKTKRLGLPNLGLGVGLRTKHYDHLMKNDPVVDWFEIISENYMNNFGYARHVLQHIASIRPVVMHGVSMSVGSTDPLNLNYLTQLKELANLVKPVWISDHLCWTGVANLNTHDLLPMPLTLESLDHVAGRVSRIQDFLKRPLILENPSTYLQFQHSTLQEWEFMTELVNKTGCGLLLDVNNVFVSGTNHGFDPEFYIRNIPHDAVVQIHIAGPTDCHTHLLDTHDQPVPTQVWKLYRLAQQLTGGVSTLLEWDSNIPDYPELVAEVNKARQVLLGNFPEVPVYSMQTGQVASNPVDHQLWVSYD from the coding sequence ATGAACACAGCCAAAACAAAACGCCTGGGCCTCCCCAATTTAGGCCTGGGCGTTGGTTTACGTACCAAACACTATGATCACCTGATGAAGAATGACCCGGTGGTGGATTGGTTCGAAATCATTAGCGAAAACTACATGAACAACTTTGGCTATGCCAGGCATGTGCTGCAACATATCGCCTCCATAAGGCCTGTTGTGATGCACGGCGTATCCATGTCTGTAGGGAGCACAGACCCGCTCAACTTGAATTATTTAACGCAATTAAAAGAACTGGCCAACCTGGTAAAGCCAGTTTGGATATCCGACCATTTATGCTGGACCGGGGTGGCAAATTTAAACACGCACGACCTGCTGCCTATGCCTTTAACCCTGGAAAGCCTGGACCACGTGGCCGGGAGGGTAAGCCGGATACAAGATTTTTTAAAACGGCCATTAATACTTGAAAACCCTTCTACGTATCTTCAGTTTCAGCACTCAACCTTGCAGGAATGGGAGTTTATGACCGAACTGGTTAACAAAACGGGCTGCGGTTTGCTGCTTGATGTGAATAATGTTTTCGTTTCGGGAACCAATCATGGTTTCGATCCCGAATTTTACATCCGCAACATACCACATGATGCCGTTGTGCAGATACACATAGCAGGCCCAACCGACTGCCATACTCATTTGCTGGATACTCATGATCAGCCGGTACCCACCCAGGTTTGGAAATTATATCGCCTGGCGCAGCAACTAACCGGAGGTGTATCCACCCTGCTGGAGTGGGATTCCAACATTCCGGATTACCCGGAACTGGTTGCCGAAGTTAATAAGGCAAGGCAAGTGTTACTCGGCAATTTCCCCGAAGTTCCGGTGTACAGCATGCAAACGGGCCAAGTGGCGTCAAATCCAGTTGACCACCAACTTTGGGTATCTTATGACTGA
- a CDS encoding glycoside hydrolase family 43 protein: MRFFKILATVAALALSAGSSLAQNNNAEQAPTGIEIVSRLQKPKNAPVFDEKKLSGYLLVYFKDQNQSAYLAISKDGYTFTDINNGQPVFIGSQLAEQKGVRDPHITRGPDGAFYLAMTDLHIFGKRAGFRDTEWERPAEKYGWGNNRAMVMMKSYDLIHWTHADFRVDLAFPELGDIDCSWAPETIYDPVKKKMMVYFTIRYNNKDANIYYSYANNDFTKLETVPQQITTVGGIDADITKVGDQYQLFYVSKARVFHAVSNKINTDFKAEDRRIDPETVNTEAPNLFKRLGTDKWVLMYDVYGARPNNMGFSETVDFVNFTNINHFNEGVMKTTNFTGPKHGAVTYLTHDELKVIAAHWKVDINLD, from the coding sequence ATGAGATTCTTTAAGATTTTAGCAACTGTTGCTGCACTGGCCTTATCGGCGGGCAGCAGCTTAGCACAAAACAATAACGCTGAGCAAGCCCCTACGGGTATCGAAATCGTATCCAGGTTGCAAAAACCGAAGAACGCGCCTGTCTTTGATGAGAAAAAATTGAGCGGCTACCTGCTGGTTTATTTTAAAGATCAAAACCAATCGGCCTACCTGGCTATCAGTAAAGATGGTTATACCTTTACCGATATTAATAACGGGCAGCCCGTATTTATAGGCTCACAACTGGCTGAACAAAAAGGTGTACGCGACCCGCATATTACACGTGGGCCCGACGGCGCTTTTTACCTGGCCATGACCGACCTGCATATCTTTGGGAAAAGGGCAGGCTTTCGCGATACCGAGTGGGAGCGCCCCGCAGAAAAATACGGGTGGGGTAATAACCGCGCTATGGTGATGATGAAATCGTACGACTTGATCCACTGGACACATGCTGATTTCCGGGTTGACCTGGCTTTTCCGGAATTAGGAGATATCGATTGCTCATGGGCGCCTGAAACCATTTATGATCCTGTGAAAAAGAAAATGATGGTGTACTTTACCATACGCTACAATAATAAAGATGCTAACATTTACTACTCATACGCCAATAACGATTTCACCAAATTGGAAACTGTGCCCCAACAAATAACTACCGTAGGCGGTATCGACGCCGATATAACAAAAGTTGGCGATCAGTACCAGTTATTTTATGTATCAAAGGCGCGGGTGTTTCATGCCGTATCGAACAAAATTAATACTGATTTTAAAGCGGAAGACAGGCGGATAGATCCTGAAACGGTAAACACCGAAGCCCCCAATTTATTTAAGCGCCTCGGTACCGATAAATGGGTGTTAATGTACGATGTGTATGGCGCCCGCCCCAACAATATGGGGTTTAGCGAAACGGTCGATTTTGTAAACTTTACCAATATTAATCACTTTAACGAGGGTGTAATGAAAACCACCAACTTTACCGGCCCTAAGCACGGCGCGGTAACTTATCTTACCCATGACGAGTTAAAGGTCATTGCTGCACATTGGAAAGTTGATATCAATCTGGATTGA
- a CDS encoding lipase family protein, producing MNQFQQIFAMSMISNMAKELVNDTSVDSIEQAEQAMQTQLKDAIPGYLTDYGLSGVSVAWGPAVYIAPKDYSSNNNGVTATASNTMVVFNLAINSVNTYVVAIAGTKATSVFDVVVEDGQVVSTVKWAFGSPGGLNPKISTGTNDGVNILLYEMTDPSTGLSISDFFAGDNINVATNSVVVTGHSLGGALAPALALALFGTAATVNPALLQAANVYATAGPDIGNKDYVQYFTQSFKATGPGTNPVWQQFNCKIWNSLDVVPQAWANLGVIKSIYASNGVTTPKYVNCIITRAQVGTALDDYSPMDPDKKGQFAGTFVQPADTPGYNCTAACVTSSDKDDADLCDFVAEMLYQHVAAYSLEILQTTPSIPFDVCSVTQQLYNNNICLCAHL from the coding sequence ATGAATCAATTTCAACAGATTTTTGCCATGTCCATGATCTCCAATATGGCAAAGGAACTCGTTAATGATACGAGTGTAGACTCCATTGAGCAGGCAGAACAAGCCATGCAGACACAATTAAAAGATGCCATACCTGGTTATCTGACCGACTACGGCCTGTCTGGCGTATCTGTGGCCTGGGGGCCGGCAGTATATATCGCCCCAAAAGACTATTCATCAAACAACAACGGCGTAACCGCTACTGCAAGTAACACGATGGTAGTTTTTAACCTGGCCATAAACAGCGTTAACACCTATGTAGTAGCTATCGCCGGTACCAAGGCAACGTCGGTATTTGACGTGGTGGTTGAAGATGGGCAGGTAGTAAGTACAGTAAAATGGGCTTTCGGCTCGCCTGGCGGACTGAATCCTAAGATATCAACCGGCACCAATGATGGCGTAAACATTTTATTATACGAAATGACCGACCCATCAACCGGTTTATCCATCAGCGATTTCTTTGCCGGCGACAACATCAATGTGGCGACAAACTCAGTAGTGGTAACAGGGCACAGCCTTGGCGGTGCGCTGGCACCTGCTTTGGCGCTTGCCTTGTTTGGTACAGCAGCCACAGTTAACCCCGCACTACTGCAAGCAGCCAATGTATATGCAACTGCCGGGCCCGATATCGGCAATAAAGACTACGTTCAATATTTTACCCAGTCTTTCAAGGCAACCGGGCCAGGCACCAACCCGGTATGGCAACAGTTTAATTGTAAAATATGGAATTCGCTGGATGTGGTTCCGCAAGCATGGGCCAACCTTGGTGTTATCAAAAGCATCTACGCTTCAAATGGGGTAACCACACCTAAATACGTAAACTGCATTATTACCAGGGCACAGGTAGGCACTGCTTTAGATGACTACAGCCCAATGGATCCGGACAAAAAGGGCCAGTTTGCCGGAACATTTGTACAACCTGCCGACACCCCAGGCTATAATTGCACCGCGGCTTGCGTAACTTCAAGTGATAAAGATGACGCTGATTTATGCGATTTTGTAGCCGAGATGCTCTACCAGCACGTTGCCGCCTACTCACTGGAAATTTTGCAAACCACGCCTTCAATACCTTTCGACGTATGTAGCGTTACGCAACAGCTTTACAATAACAATATCTGCCTTTGCGCGCATCTTTAA
- a CDS encoding SAM-dependent methyltransferase — MKSIENIDSAIQTLLFSENYKDLYEAVHLLHNQYSAITRIYANSITDQDIFLESGKAISPQKAAHCLLDIERTRKFIKGIYQAILQLQHHYPSTRINILYAGTGPYATLVTPLTSLFTAEQISLFMLDINEVSLNAVSKLYKEFEIDYYVQKYIHADASTYLLDPEDHIHLIITETMQNALRKEPQVAIMNNLIPQLPDKGIFIPQEISVNAMLLNMAQEQASFLEGGQKSQRKLIGNIYTVGQYVNQNHPVTLPVPSVESHKTLALLTDITVYGDHKLDAYQSGLTLPYHLALLDDTTTAVSFEYILNSNPHFKFQLFS; from the coding sequence ATGAAATCTATTGAAAATATTGACAGTGCCATCCAAACGCTGCTTTTTAGTGAAAACTATAAAGATCTATACGAGGCTGTCCATCTCTTGCACAACCAATATTCGGCTATTACCCGCATCTACGCCAACAGTATTACAGATCAGGATATCTTTCTCGAATCAGGCAAAGCAATTTCCCCTCAAAAGGCAGCTCATTGTTTATTGGATATTGAGCGCACCAGGAAATTTATTAAAGGTATATACCAAGCCATATTGCAGTTACAACATCATTACCCATCTACCAGAATCAATATACTTTATGCAGGCACAGGGCCGTACGCAACATTAGTAACACCCCTAACAAGCCTATTTACGGCAGAGCAAATTTCATTGTTTATGCTCGATATTAATGAAGTATCGCTTAATGCCGTATCCAAGCTATATAAGGAGTTCGAAATAGATTATTATGTTCAAAAATATATTCATGCTGATGCCTCCACTTATCTTTTAGACCCGGAAGATCATATCCACCTGATTATTACGGAAACAATGCAAAACGCGTTACGCAAAGAACCACAGGTGGCCATTATGAACAACCTGATACCCCAACTGCCAGACAAGGGAATTTTTATTCCGCAAGAAATTTCCGTTAACGCCATGTTGCTCAATATGGCCCAAGAGCAGGCATCGTTTCTTGAAGGCGGCCAAAAATCACAGCGTAAATTGATTGGCAATATTTATACAGTCGGGCAATACGTTAATCAAAACCATCCCGTAACACTGCCGGTACCTTCCGTTGAAAGCCATAAAACTTTAGCCCTGTTAACCGATATAACGGTATATGGGGATCATAAACTTGACGCTTACCAAAGCGGCCTTACTTTACCTTATCATTTAGCCTTGTTAGACGATACAACTACAGCGGTTTCTTTTGAATATATCTTAAACAGCAATCCGCATTTTAAATTTCAATTATTCAGTTAG